The genomic segment NNNNNNNNNNNNNNNNNNNNNNNNNNNNNNNNNNNNNNNNNNNNNNNNNNNNNNNNNNNNNNNNatacagagagagagaagagaagagcagAGTGGGGGTGACTGGGAAGGGGAGTGGAGTTagcttctggggggggggggggacacatgaACTCAGGCTTCCCTCGGGTGAAGTCTCACTCGGAGCGCTAGTGGATTCCTGGATAGTGCCCGTTCACTAGCTGCTGCAGCCCACAGAGCCGTCTGAGCAGCCAGCTGAGAGGAGAGTCCGCACACAGCTGCAGACATGCAACAGTTCACCCTGATCGCCGCTCTCCTTTGCCTGGTCTACGTCTCGTCTGGCAGCGCAAACGTCCGCAGGTAGGACCACGCTTCAGACGGAAACACGCAGGCTGCAGACAAAGAGAGCTGCCGCAGGGTCTGACTGCAGCTCACGACATGGAAATACGTCAAGGACGTCAACGTTGACATATTGAGACATGTATTCCGGTCTTTCTGCAAGCCTTGCACCAAGGTATAATTGGTCACACAAGGTATAATTGTCACCACGTTTTCCTGACCGCTGGTCGTTGTTTATCTCTGCGTTGAGTGGCAgctgagaggcagagtgaaCCCTATGTTGTGTCGGAGCTCCGCACTTACACTGAAGGTTCAGGCAGCTTAGCTTATGGAGGTGTCCCTGGGAGGAGACCCATCGACGCACCACGCTACACCTCCACCCGGGGGCTGGCTGCAGGGGGGCCGTGGCGTCTAAATACGGCACGACAACTGTTCCTAACCCAGGAGGACCACCTGTTGCCCCCAGCCCTCCGGCTCCTCCGGGCTATTCTGGTGGGTTTCTACCAGGTCTCAGATTCCTTAAGCCCCCGTTGAGCCCGGGTGCTCCCAGGGGCCCAACAGGGTGCTCTCAGGGCCCCCTCACGGGGCTAGAATGCGTAACATCTGGGACCCCGGAGCCTGCGGCTGTGTCAGGGTGAGAAGGGTCACCTTGACCGTTCTCATGGGATACTTCAAGGGTGATGCTATAGATCTGTGAGCAGTGAGAGATTCTTCCTATATGTCGTCCAGTCAATACAATCCCtgctttttctttcttcaaatTGGGGTATAAAAGTACACTCGTGCAGCCTGTTTGTAGGTTGAGTTCATCATGCTTCCTATTAGCGTCTGGAGGCTGCAGATCGCCTGCAGACAGGAGAACGTCTCACTATACCATAGTCTTACTCCAACggaaacacaaccacaaccacaaccaagACGTTTCCTCAAGGGAACCCTAAGAGTCTCTGGGGtaggagcagcagagagagatcATGTTTTCATGAGGCTTCAACAGCATGTCTGCTTCTGGGATTCTTCACCATCTGCAGCCTGCATCCTGTCTCGGCAGGAGACGCTGTCGACTCCCCAGGGAggatggttaacaaaggctttgcAGGCTGTTTGGATCcgacacctgtgtgtgtagcggGATCGTTGCAGAAGAGGTGCAGgtgcatacaataagtgcggacacttaatgcacgcacttattgtatgtcataCATCCTTGCACTTTAAAATAGCCCTTAGCATcatgtagcgtcttatcctagctatctgtgttgtatacagggaacgggttaacctggtgattgttagtgcttggcacttggttctataaacatccttactgtaccaacagtgatatattgtttctctttctcctgccaAATGTACTTACTGCAAGTCCCTGtggattaaagcatctgctaaacaccgtcaatgtaaatgtgaatgcaTGGCTTACAGTCTGTGGTCATAAATCAGCCCACCTTAGAGACATCAGCTGTCAGAGCACCAACGAGGATAAAATGCAGTTCTTTGGAAGGTGTCCGTTTTCTTCGGGGGGTGTAGTTGTGAATAATCATGCTTCTGTTTGTCTCGTTACGTAAGCCAACCTGGTGTGTGTCGCTATGGGAGGAGACTGGAGTGTTGCTACGGCTGGAAGAAGAATGGTGAAGGACAGTGTGAAGGTAGGAGGATCCGTAAAACAGGCCAGAAGAACTTCTTCACACAAACCCGGCTTCTGTCAAACAACGAGAACGATAACTGGCAATCTGAGCTAATATCCTCTAATGGTGGATTTAGtggagcttttattttgaagcaagtggaaaaaagaaaaaaaaaaagaaaatataaagacagaaagaaagaatgacCAAAAAACCTGAATGAAACAAGCAACTCTCAGAGCTTAAAACCAGAAGTTTGCGGTCTAACTCTAGCCCCTCATCCTTTAACCACCATCCTGTAATTGTACCTCTAAATGCTTCCCCAGCCCAGTGCACGCCGGGCTGCAAGCACGGGGAGTGCGTCGGCCCCAACAAATGCAAGTGCTTCGCGGGATACACCGGCAAGACCTGCCACCAAGGTCAGTGACGGGGTCCGGAACACACCGGGTCAAACCGGTTCCACACAGATCGGGTTCCTCCTCCGCCGTTCCATCCTTCCCCTTGGATCAGACCTTCCTGACGAAGCGTACATCCTGCGGTTTGGGAGAACCGGGCTGAGTAAGATggattgtgatgtgtgtgttccacAGACCTGAACGAGTGCGGCCTGAAGCCGCGGCCCTGTGAGCATCGCTGCATGAACACCTACGGCAGCTACATGTGCTACTGCCTCAACGGCTACATGCTGAAGCCCGACGGCTCATGCACAAGTGGGtgccttcctcccctccttccgtCCTTCCTaccttccctccttccccccttgCTACCCTccgcccctccttccctccttcctaccTTACCTCGTTCCTCCCCTCCTTACCTCCTTCctagccccctcccctcccctccatccatccttcctACCTTCCTTTGCTCGCCATCATGGAGCCGCATGCAGGATGTAAAGTTaatgcatttataaaactgAATCAGTGAAtcgattgcgtgtgtgtgcgtctgcgtgtgtgtgtgtgtgtgtgtgtgtgtgtgcccgtccAGACTCCAGGACATGCTCCCTGGCCCACTGTCAGTACGGCTGTGAGGAGGTCCAGGGGGAGATCCGCTGCCTTTGTCCTTCCTCAGGCCTCCAGCTGGGGCCAGATGAGAGGACCTGTGTGGGTGAGTCCCACTGAGAcccagcacacacaccgcaGTCAGCCACCATAACAAACACGGCGCCATCCAGGTGTTTCACTGGATGATTGACACTAGtgtacaaataaacacagataTGCGGCGCAATAAGAGCCAGGAGGGCAGACTGTGGGAATATTTCCATAACCTCCAGCCCACAGGGGAATATGCTGTAACCAGTGTTTTGGCGGTGTTGATGCCTGTAAGGATCTTTTGGTGGTATCCATCTCCATTTGATTTGCCACTGTTGCTATGCAACAGCGGCTAATCTATGTAAATGACAGCTGTTGCATACAGCATCTAGGACATGTGACTCTACAGTGAGTCCGCTGTGAAAGGAATTCCTTGTTTTTGAATTCCTACCTCGATGGAATTTGAATCATTGAGGTGGGTCAGGTCAGTTGCCTCAACAGCAAGTCTTTTATCTCTTCCCCTTAATGTCTGTAAACAGAATACATTCCAGTGTGTGGCAGccatgggtggattactgcacgggcacaccgggcacatgcccaggggcccaagggctcaggggggcccttgggcccccctgagccgccccacaagttactaacagtggggtccagggccccacaagttactaacagtggggtccagggccccacaagttactaacagtggggtccagggccccacaagttactaacagtggggcccagggccccacaagttactaacagtggggtccagggccccacaagttactaacagtggggcccagggccccactgttagtaactgaagtagactgagccgccccacaagttactaacagtggggccctgggccccactgttagtaacttttaatgttgcattgtcgaagcaatcagtagagaaataaaaaaattcaagcgaaaacagcaatagtaggcctattactattGAGTAAATAAATTTATAAAAAGATcaatagggggcactatttcagtttgagaccggtcacgaacaagtcacaagtcatttaaacatggagcaacggcgaactctaagtggagcgttgaagcactgaatttattcagttcagatcatttaacaagcctggagatgatgcaaccccaaaaggactgctacgaattatactcgattgtggactgcaatctatgtttccaaatgtgtatgtagcgctacggctttttctgactctgcccgtcagtaattgcgaaggggagcggtcattctctcttctgtccaggataaaaaatgaactgaggacgaaaatgtcacaaaaacgcctcaaggcactttctctcatggcaATTGAGAGCGACCTTACCAATGCACTGGACTTCGTGGAGGATTTCGCACGGAACAGAGCCcgtaaaaaatgcatttcataggtgaaatgcattactgtcaattaatgtaaggaactgttcgtattgagttgctttaagtcgtttttatttgtggttgaaagcggtgcattcgaaattcgttcaaatcgccaaaaattgcatcaattatatatatattttatcctgttttggttaaataaagatgcatttatttgtataattattgtgaggttgcctttcctgtgctacaaatcctgctgagttgcaggtataggccaatgacttattatcgccaataagtgtgtgtgtattcttggtgcatgtgtttatgttggaaggggggggggggggggcctgcggagtccacgtgcccaggggcccgatatgtcataatccgtctatgGTGGCAGCGATAGCATATAGCAGGTGTCAACAGGGTTCAATACAGCCAACATAATCtcacctcctctgtctctctgtccccactGCAGATATTGATGAATGTGTCACTGGCAAGAACCTGTGTCCCTACAACCGACAATGCATCAACACCTTCGGCAGCTACTTGTGCAAGTGCCAAAATGGCTACGACCTGAAATTTGTGGCAGGCAAATACGACTGCGTAGGTAAGGTTCAGCCTACTACTGGAAAGTCAGCGCAAGATACTCATGTGCCATTTGCACATGAGTACAAATGCGACTCTGCCCATTCCAGACCTTAATGAGTGTGACGCGGGCGTCCGGAGGTGCAGTGACCACGCCGTGTGTCTGAACACCCAGGGATCCTACAGGTGTAGGTGCAAGCCAGGCTTCAGAGGCAATGGCTTTGAGTGCTCCGGTGAGATCTGCTGCACCCAAGTCCTCCACAAATGAACGAGACAAGCCCATAGTTTTGATGTCTCATGCATCGGATCGAATAGAGCGGTCTGGCGATGAGCGAGGCAGTAGCTGACTTCCAGAGTTCGCCGCAGGTCTATAAACCATGAGAACTCTCGTCGTTTTTCCTGTCACATATTTCCTCCCTTTCTGAAAAACGTCTGCAAAACCGTAGACGTGCCAAGGCCAGTTTCCTGTTCTTGATCCCCTCTTGCGCTTTGCACGAGGGATGCAGAGATTGAAAAAACACCTGGGCAAACATTGTACTGTTACAGCCGCCAGCGGTCTAGAAGGGACACGGCAGTGGCTAGGGTCTCActacgcccctccccccctcgccgCTGTGTGATCTGAAGGACTCCTCTGTGTTTTATAGTCAAGCCCTTCTATCAGAGTTCTTGGGACGGCGGTAGAGGAGGGGCAGACGAACTCCTCAACGGTGAGACTCAGAACGCTCTCCGCTCTCTGCTCCTAACTCGGCCTCGTAATGCACCACCTGTCCTTGCAGTTCTCCACCCGTCCTAACAGTGCTCCACCTGTCCTAGCAGTGCTCCACCTGTCCTAGCACTATCCATGCCTTGTCCTGCTCCACCTGTCCTAGCAGTGATCCCCTGTCCTAGCAGTACTCCACCTGTCTTAGCAGTACTCCACCTGTCTTAGCAGTACTCCACCTGTCCTAACAGTGCCTTGTCGTGCTCCACCTGTCCTTACAGTACTGTTAGCAGTGCCTCGTCGTGCGCCAT from the Gadus macrocephalus chromosome 20, ASM3116895v1 genome contains:
- the egfl6 gene encoding epidermal growth factor-like protein 6 isoform X2, producing MQQFTLIAALLCLVYVSSGSANVRSQPGVCRYGRRLECCYGWKKNGEGQCEAQCTPGCKHGECVGPNKCKCFAGYTGKTCHQDLNECGLKPRPCEHRCMNTYGSYMCYCLNGYMLKPDGSCTNSRTCSLAHCQYGCEEVQGEIRCLCPSSGLQLGPDERTCVDIDECVTGKNLCPYNRQCINTFGSYLCKCQNGYDLKFVAGKYDCVDLNECDAGVRRCSDHAVCLNTQGSYRCRCKPGFRGNGFECSVKPFYQSSWDGGRGGADELLNAVPEAPVRPAIPDPERIKNLIPEPAATEAPRGRQQPFDYEGEVYIGPEEEQRELLPEEEQDEEEEEGVPEFESLYGPSTEIQEIPLKPVQEEFILDCNFDQGACEWVQDKSDDTDWSVAYHERGDQYYMAMSGLLGNDRDVSRLKLLLSDRTQQGSFCLTFDFRVAGEDVGTLRVLLDADGYAVWEQSYSRAQGWQTELLTVAWQEEAPESIIFEAQRGSGVGGEIGLDNVVLTSGSCQVDEDEALF
- the egfl6 gene encoding epidermal growth factor-like protein 6 isoform X1 yields the protein MQQFTLIAALLCLVYVSSGSANVRSQPGVCRYGRRLECCYGWKKNGEGQCEAQCTPGCKHGECVGPNKCKCFAGYTGKTCHQDLNECGLKPRPCEHRCMNTYGSYMCYCLNGYMLKPDGSCTNSRTCSLAHCQYGCEEVQGEIRCLCPSSGLQLGPDERTCVDIDECVTGKNLCPYNRQCINTFGSYLCKCQNGYDLKFVAGKYDCVDLNECDAGVRRCSDHAVCLNTQGSYRCRCKPGFRGNGFECSVKPFYQSSWDGGRGGADELLNAVPEAPVRPAIPDPERIKNLIPEPAATEAPRGRQQPFDYEGEVYIGPEEEQRELLPEEEQDEEEEEGGEENNQLGPRGDVFVPEFESLYGPSTEIQEIPLKPVQEEFILDCNFDQGACEWVQDKSDDTDWSVAYHERGDQYYMAMSGLLGNDRDVSRLKLLLSDRTQQGSFCLTFDFRVAGEDVGTLRVLLDADGYAVWEQSYSRAQGWQTELLTVAWQEEAPESIIFEAQRGSGVGGEIGLDNVVLTSGSCQVDEDEALF